The Nocardioides ginsengisegetis region CGAGGATGCGCTCGCGCTTGCGGGGCTGGAGGTTGGCGCGGGTCAGGTCGCCATCGAAGTGGGCGAGGACGCGGGGGTCCATCACCCGGCGCCAGACCGGCGGGAGGATCGCGAGCACGATCATGCCGGCGTACCCCGTGGGCAGCACCGGGCTCTCCTCGAAGTCGCGCAGGGTCTGGTAGCGACGCGTCGGGTTGGCGTGGTGGTCGCTGTGCCGCTGCAGGTGGTAGAGCAGCACGTTGGTCGCGATGTTGTTGGAGTTCCACGAGTGCGAGGGGTCGACCCGCTCGTAGCGCTGGCGCTCGCCGACGCCGACCTTCTGCCGCAGCATCCCGTAGTGCTCCATGTAGTTGACGACCTCGAGCAGCGAGAAACCGACGACCGCCTGCACGACGAGGAACGGCAGGATCCCCACGCCCAGCCAGGCGACCAGGCCGCCCCACAGCACCGCGGACATCAGCCAGGCGTTGAGCACGTCGTTGCCGAGCCGGAAGGGGTGCTGTTGCTTGCGGGCGTAGCGCCGCTTCTCCAGCCGCCAGGCCGAGCGCAGCGACCCGATCACCGTGCGCGGCCAGAACTGGTAGAAGTTCTCGCCGAACCGGCTGCTGGCGGGGTCCTCCGGGGTGGCGACCCGGACGTGGTGGCCGCGGTTGTGCTCGATGTAGAAGTGGCCGTAGAAGCTCTGCGCCAGCGCGATCTTGGACAGCCAGCGCTCGTTGGCCTCCTTCTTGTGGCCGAGCTCGTGGGCGGTGTTGATGCCGATCCCGCCGATGCAGCCGATCGAGATCGCCAGGCCGAGCTTGTCGAGCGTGGTCAGGTCGCCGAAGCCGCCGGCACCGTGGGCGATGACGTAGAAGGCGCCGACGAAGCCGACGTACTGGATCGGCAGGAAGAGATAGGTGATCCAGCGGTAGTAGCGGTCCTTCTCCAGCGCCTCGATCGCGTCGTCGGGCGGGTTGGAGCGGTCCAGCCCCGCGAGCAGGTCGATCGCCGGGACGACGCCGAGGATCACGATCGGACCGATCCAGAACCACACGCCCCACCCGGTCAGCGCCCACATCCCGCCGGCGATGAACGCCAGGCTCGGGACGACGAGGCCGATCAGCCACAGGTAGCGCTTCTTGTCCTTCCACGCCTCGGTCGAGCCGAGGGGGACCGTCGCGTTGGCGGTGCTCATGCGGGAACCTTCCTGCCGGGGTTTACATGACCATAGGGTTTGTAAACCACTTTGACAAGAGGTTCTGGTTTGTAAAGTCAGGCCCAGCGGACCGCCGACAGGTCGCGCCAGTCGTCCAGCACGCCCCGCGTGTCGACGCAGTCCTCCTCGGCGTCCGAGCGGTTCCACAGCGTCAGGTAGAGC contains the following coding sequences:
- a CDS encoding fatty acid desaturase gives rise to the protein MSTANATVPLGSTEAWKDKKRYLWLIGLVVPSLAFIAGGMWALTGWGVWFWIGPIVILGVVPAIDLLAGLDRSNPPDDAIEALEKDRYYRWITYLFLPIQYVGFVGAFYVIAHGAGGFGDLTTLDKLGLAISIGCIGGIGINTAHELGHKKEANERWLSKIALAQSFYGHFYIEHNRGHHVRVATPEDPASSRFGENFYQFWPRTVIGSLRSAWRLEKRRYARKQQHPFRLGNDVLNAWLMSAVLWGGLVAWLGVGILPFLVVQAVVGFSLLEVVNYMEHYGMLRQKVGVGERQRYERVDPSHSWNSNNIATNVLLYHLQRHSDHHANPTRRYQTLRDFEESPVLPTGYAGMIVLAILPPVWRRVMDPRVLAHFDGDLTRANLQPRKRERILAAYPPPPSVVEEVALQPSRNQPIEEVLAARCPGCSYTYDVNAGDEHEGFAAGTAWADIPADWCCPDCGVREKVDFIPLSRSEAL